In Candidatus Methylacidiphilales bacterium, the following proteins share a genomic window:
- a CDS encoding DNA adenine methylase produces the protein QQTAPYRTKPAVSWPGGKSRLLKHIMPLVPEHTCYCEPFAGGLAVLLAKERSQLEVLNDLNGDLVNFYRCVRFHADVLLTELEFVLNSREEFNDFRHQPGLTDIQRAARWFFRNKNCFGATDLNSFGTSALSGGASHGSRSSRMESIRALNLRLDRVCIEHLDWKRCVELYDRPSSFFFFDPPYTGCSATMYSAWTETDVLALKAVLLKLRGRWLVTLNDCPSIRAIFKGFKLKSVERARGINNKAETARYRELVISPA, from the coding sequence CAACAAACCGCACCCTATCGAACAAAGCCTGCCGTGAGCTGGCCCGGAGGAAAATCACGGCTCCTGAAACATATCATGCCACTCGTCCCTGAACACACCTGCTACTGCGAGCCCTTTGCTGGCGGCCTGGCCGTGCTCTTGGCCAAGGAGCGCTCTCAGCTCGAAGTCTTGAATGATCTCAACGGCGACCTGGTCAATTTTTACCGCTGCGTCCGCTTCCACGCAGATGTGCTCCTCACCGAGTTGGAGTTCGTTCTGAACAGCAGGGAAGAGTTCAACGATTTTCGCCATCAGCCCGGCTTGACTGACATCCAGCGCGCAGCCCGGTGGTTTTTCCGAAACAAAAACTGCTTCGGCGCAACGGATCTCAACAGCTTCGGCACTTCCGCGCTCAGTGGCGGTGCCTCGCATGGGTCCAGAAGCTCGCGGATGGAAAGCATCCGGGCCTTGAATCTGCGCTTGGACCGCGTATGCATCGAGCATCTCGACTGGAAGCGTTGCGTTGAACTTTACGACCGGCCTTCCTCGTTCTTCTTTTTCGATCCGCCCTACACCGGGTGCAGCGCCACAATGTATTCAGCCTGGACGGAGACCGATGTGTTGGCGCTCAAAGCGGTCCTATTGAAGTTGCGGGGCCGCTGGCTGGTCACTTTGAACGATTGCCCGTCGATCCGGGCGATTTTTAAAGGCTTCAAACTCAAATCCGTCGAGCGAGCCAGGGGAATCAACAACAAGGCGGAAACAGCCCGGTACCGTGAGCTGGTCATCAGCCCGGCTTAA
- a CDS encoding PUR family DNA/RNA-binding protein: protein MDHTLKTERVGVERKQFQFDLKENERGRFLKITEDVNGRRDTIIIPAPGLVEFAEILENMIEFDEALEPQAVEAFD, encoded by the coding sequence ATGGATCATACGTTGAAAACCGAAAGAGTTGGAGTGGAAAGAAAGCAGTTTCAGTTCGACTTGAAAGAGAACGAACGCGGACGCTTTCTGAAAATTACCGAGGATGTGAATGGTCGACGGGATACCATCATTATTCCGGCACCGGGTTTGGTGGAATTCGCCGAAATCCTGGAAAATATGATCGAGTTTGATGAGGCACTTGAGCCTCAGGCTGTCGAAGCCTTCGATTAG